From the genome of Rhizobium oryzihabitans:
AGTCCGAGACCTTCAAGGTGATGGAACAGCGGCTGATCAAGGTCATCATGAACCCGGCGATGATGATAAGCTGGGTATTGGGGCTTTATCTCGCCTGGTCGGTTTACGGTTTCTCCGGCGGCTGGCTGCATGCAAAAATCGCGCTGGTGGTGATTTTGACCATCACCCATGTCTATTTCACCCGCAGCGCCAAACGTTTCGCACGGGATGAAAATACCAGACCTGCCCGTCACTGGCGGTTGATGAACGAAGTTCCGACGGTGCTGATGATCCTCATAGTCGTACTTGTGGTTGTGAAACCCTTCG
Proteins encoded in this window:
- the hemJ gene encoding protoporphyrinogen oxidase HemJ encodes the protein MSDEKQTSARSGNRAALRAGVALGVFAAFVTLLFYADPADLYLWIKALHIIAVISWMAAIFYLPRLFIYHTDAPVGSQQSETFKVMEQRLIKVIMNPAMMISWVLGLYLAWSVYGFSGGWLHAKIALVVILTITHVYFTRSAKRFARDENTRPARHWRLMNEVPTVLMILIVVLVVVKPFG